From the Pectobacterium carotovorum genome, one window contains:
- the yfbR gene encoding 5'-deoxynucleotidase codes for MNQSHFFAHLSRLKLISRWPLMRNVRTENVSEHSLQVAFVAHALAVIKNRKFEGNLNAERIALLAMYHDASEVLTGDMPTPIKYYNAQIAHEYKKIEKIAQQKLVEMLPEELQQDYRMLLDDNYTSEEERAIVKQADALCAYLKCLEELSAGNAEFMLAKARLEKTLQQRHSLEMDYFMTVFVPSFSLSLDEISQDSPL; via the coding sequence ATGAATCAGAGCCACTTTTTCGCCCACTTATCCCGTCTAAAGCTCATCAGCCGTTGGCCGCTCATGCGCAATGTGCGCACGGAAAACGTCTCCGAGCACAGCCTTCAGGTCGCCTTCGTCGCGCATGCACTGGCGGTCATCAAAAACCGCAAATTCGAGGGTAATCTGAACGCAGAACGCATCGCGCTCCTGGCGATGTATCATGATGCCAGCGAGGTGCTGACTGGCGACATGCCGACGCCCATCAAGTACTACAACGCGCAGATCGCACATGAGTACAAGAAAATAGAGAAGATTGCACAGCAGAAACTGGTTGAGATGTTACCGGAGGAGCTACAGCAGGATTATCGGATGCTGCTGGATGACAACTACACCAGCGAAGAAGAACGTGCCATCGTTAAACAGGCAGACGCGCTCTGCGCCTACCTGAAGTGCCTGGAAGAATTATCGGCAGGCAACGCGGAATTCATGCTTGCCAAAGCGAGACTGGAAAAAACCTTGCAACAGCGCCACAGCCTGGAAATGGACTATTTTATGACAGTCTTTGTTCCCAGCTTTAGCCTGTCGCTCGACGAAATCAGTCAGGATTCTCCGTTATAG
- a CDS encoding SLC13 family permease, whose translation MNSELLWVLSLLLIAIVLFTTNKLRMDVVALLVIIAFVLSGTLTLSEALVGFSDPNVILIAALFVIGEGLVRTGVAYQVGDWLVRVAGSGEMKMLILLMVTVALLGAFMSSTGVVAIFIPVVLSVSTRMKISPGRLMMPLSFAGLISGMMTLVATPPNMVVSSELMREGVAGFGFFSVTPIGIVVLLLGVAYMMVARYWLGGAETATAKEMWKRRTFRDLIRDYQLTGRARRLAIRPGSPFIGHRLDDLRLRQRFGANVVGIERWRKFRRVMISVAGNTELRLNDVLLIDMSASEVDLREFCTAQRLEPMVLRGEYFSEQARDVGMAEVSLIPDSELLGKTLYDVGFRSRYGLSVVGIRRAGEAMEGILADEPLQLGDILLVMGDWRMIRQLHTQKNDFLLLNLPAEVDDVAPAVSQAPHALFCLALMVAMMLTDEIPNAIAALIACLLMGKFRCIDMESAYRAIHWPSIILIVGMMPFALALQQTGGVTLIVKGLMDVAGDAGPHVMLVCLFVLCAVIGLFISNTATAVLMAPIAIAAAKQMGVSPYPFAMIIAIAASAAFMTPVSSPVNTLVLGPGGYKFGDFVRVGVPFTVLVMLVSVVMVPWLYPF comes from the coding sequence TTGAATAGCGAACTTCTCTGGGTTTTATCCCTGTTGCTGATCGCCATTGTGTTGTTTACCACCAATAAATTACGCATGGACGTCGTAGCGCTGTTGGTCATCATCGCGTTTGTACTGAGCGGCACGCTGACGCTATCTGAAGCGCTAGTCGGGTTCAGCGATCCGAATGTGATATTGATTGCGGCCCTGTTTGTGATTGGTGAAGGGTTGGTTCGTACCGGTGTCGCTTATCAGGTCGGTGATTGGCTGGTTCGCGTGGCGGGCAGCGGTGAGATGAAGATGCTGATCTTACTGATGGTCACCGTTGCGTTGCTGGGAGCCTTTATGAGTTCCACTGGGGTTGTCGCGATTTTTATTCCTGTGGTGCTGAGTGTTTCCACACGGATGAAGATTTCCCCCGGAAGGCTGATGATGCCGCTGAGCTTTGCCGGGTTGATTAGCGGCATGATGACGCTGGTCGCGACGCCGCCGAATATGGTGGTGAGCAGTGAATTGATGCGTGAAGGCGTGGCAGGTTTTGGGTTCTTTAGCGTGACGCCGATAGGGATAGTGGTATTGCTGCTGGGCGTGGCGTATATGATGGTAGCGCGTTACTGGCTTGGCGGCGCGGAGACCGCAACGGCAAAAGAGATGTGGAAGAGAAGAACGTTCCGCGATCTGATTCGTGATTACCAGCTGACGGGCAGGGCGCGCCGGCTGGCGATTCGTCCGGGATCGCCTTTTATCGGCCACCGGCTAGATGATTTACGCCTGCGTCAGCGCTTTGGGGCGAACGTGGTGGGGATTGAACGCTGGCGCAAGTTCCGCCGCGTGATGATCAGCGTAGCGGGCAATACCGAACTTCGTCTGAACGATGTTCTGCTGATCGACATGTCAGCATCGGAAGTGGATTTACGTGAATTTTGTACCGCGCAGCGGCTGGAACCCATGGTGCTGCGCGGCGAATATTTTTCTGAGCAGGCTCGTGATGTGGGGATGGCGGAAGTCTCGCTGATCCCTGATTCCGAGCTGTTGGGAAAAACGCTGTACGACGTTGGCTTCCGAAGCCGCTATGGCCTGAGCGTCGTGGGGATCCGCCGGGCAGGTGAGGCGATGGAGGGTATTCTCGCTGATGAACCGCTCCAGCTCGGTGATATTCTGCTGGTGATGGGCGACTGGCGCATGATCCGGCAGTTGCATACGCAGAAAAACGACTTCCTTTTGCTTAATCTTCCTGCCGAAGTGGATGACGTTGCGCCCGCGGTGAGCCAGGCGCCCCACGCGCTGTTTTGTCTGGCGCTGATGGTGGCGATGATGCTGACGGATGAAATACCGAATGCGATTGCTGCGCTGATCGCCTGTTTGCTGATGGGGAAATTCCGGTGTATTGACATGGAAAGCGCCTACCGGGCAATCCACTGGCCGAGCATTATCCTTATTGTCGGGATGATGCCGTTTGCGCTGGCGTTGCAGCAAACCGGCGGTGTTACGCTGATCGTTAAAGGGCTGATGGATGTTGCCGGAGACGCTGGGCCGCATGTGATGCTGGTGTGTTTGTTTGTGCTGTGTGCCGTCATTGGCCTGTTCATTTCCAACACGGCGACGGCAGTATTGATGGCGCCCATTGCGATTGCTGCGGCGAAGCAGATGGGTGTGTCACCGTATCCCTTTGCGATGATCATCGCGATTGCGGCATCCGCCGCGTTTATGACGCCAGTCTCGTCACCGGTGAATACGCTGGTATTGGGGCCGGGCGGTTATAAATTCGGGGACTTTGTGCGCGTTGGCGTCCCCTTTACCGTTCTGGTGATGTTGGTCAGCGTGGTGATGGTGCCGTGGCTGTATCCGTTCTGA
- a CDS encoding sugar phosphatase produces MECKGFLFDLDGTLVDSLPAVERAWINWAKDHGIEPQEVLDFIHGKQAITSLRHFLQGQSEETIQQEFDALEKTEASDTQGIVAIPGAKALLERLDALNIPWAIVTSGTVPIASARHHRGELPAPRAFITAEQVAKGKPHPDAYLLGAQQLGLKPEECVVVEDAPAGVLSGLAAGCKVIAVKAPADTPKLDQVDLILDSLEQIEIEPLPNGAKVLLRQ; encoded by the coding sequence GTGGAGTGTAAAGGTTTTCTGTTCGACCTCGATGGTACGTTGGTCGATTCACTGCCAGCTGTAGAACGTGCGTGGATTAACTGGGCAAAAGATCACGGTATTGAACCACAGGAAGTGCTGGATTTTATTCATGGCAAGCAGGCAATCACATCTCTGCGCCACTTTCTTCAGGGACAGAGCGAAGAAACGATTCAACAGGAATTCGATGCGCTGGAGAAAACGGAAGCTTCTGATACGCAAGGTATTGTAGCCATACCAGGGGCGAAGGCGCTGTTGGAGCGTTTGGATGCGCTGAATATTCCTTGGGCAATTGTGACGTCTGGCACGGTGCCGATTGCCAGCGCCCGTCATCACCGTGGAGAGCTGCCTGCGCCTCGTGCCTTTATTACGGCGGAGCAGGTTGCCAAAGGTAAACCTCACCCCGATGCCTACTTACTTGGCGCACAGCAGTTAGGGCTCAAGCCGGAAGAATGTGTTGTCGTTGAGGATGCGCCAGCGGGCGTGCTGTCGGGTTTGGCCGCGGGCTGCAAGGTCATTGCGGTAAAAGCCCCCGCGGATACGCCAAAACTGGATCAGGTCGATCTCATCCTCGATTCGCTGGAGCAGATAGAAATAGAACCCTTACCGAACGGCGCTAAGGTACTTCTGCGCCAGTAG
- a CDS encoding YfbU family protein codes for MEMTNAQRLILSNQYKMMTMLDPDNAERYRRLQTIIERGYGLQMRELDREFGELTEEVCRTIINIMEMHHALQVSWTNLKDKQDLDERRLTFLGFDAATEARYLGFVRFMVHVEGRYPHFDAGTHGFNAQTKMWEKYNRMLAVWQSCPRQYHLSAVEIAQIINA; via the coding sequence ATGGAAATGACGAATGCCCAGAGATTGATCCTTTCAAACCAATACAAAATGATGACGATGCTCGATCCTGACAACGCCGAGCGCTATCGCCGGTTACAAACGATCATTGAGCGTGGTTACGGTTTGCAGATGCGCGAACTGGATCGTGAGTTTGGTGAACTAACCGAAGAAGTCTGCCGCACCATTATTAACATCATGGAAATGCACCACGCTCTGCAGGTGTCGTGGACCAATCTGAAAGATAAGCAGGATCTGGACGAACGACGTCTGACCTTCCTGGGCTTTGATGCCGCAACGGAAGCGCGCTACCTCGGTTTTGTACGCTTTATGGTACATGTCGAAGGTCGCTACCCCCACTTTGATGCGGGCACGCATGGGTTTAATGCTCAGACGAAGATGTGGGAAAAATACAACAGAATGCTGGCTGTCTGGCAATCCTGCCCGCGCCAGTATCACTTGAGTGCGGTGGAGATCGCACAGATCATCAACGCCTGA
- the yfbV gene encoding terminus macrodomain insulation protein YfbV: MATKPDSRISWLQLLQRGQHYMKTWPAEKQLAPVFPENRVARATRFGIRIMPPLAVFTLTWQIALGGQLGPAIATALFACSLPLQGLWWLGRRSVTPLPPTLAQWFHEIRHKLLESGQALAPLEEAPTYQALADVLKRAFNQLDKTFLDDL, from the coding sequence ATGGCGACGAAACCAGACAGTAGAATCAGTTGGCTACAGCTACTCCAACGTGGGCAGCATTACATGAAGACGTGGCCGGCGGAAAAGCAGCTGGCTCCCGTATTTCCTGAAAACCGCGTGGCGCGAGCGACGCGGTTTGGCATCCGCATCATGCCGCCGCTGGCGGTGTTTACCTTAACGTGGCAGATTGCGCTCGGCGGCCAGCTCGGCCCGGCCATTGCTACTGCACTGTTTGCCTGTAGCCTGCCGTTGCAGGGCCTATGGTGGCTTGGCCGCCGTTCCGTGACGCCTTTACCGCCGACGCTGGCGCAGTGGTTCCACGAAATTCGTCATAAGCTGCTGGAGTCAGGTCAGGCATTAGCCCCGTTGGAAGAAGCGCCGACGTACCAAGCGTTGGCGGATGTGCTGAAGCGGGCATTCAACCAGCTTGATAAAACCTTCCTTGATGATTTGTGA
- the ackA gene encoding acetate kinase produces MSSKLVLVLNCGSSSLKFAIIDAINGEEYLSGLAECFHLPEARIKWKMDGGKQDAELGAGAAHSEALNFIVNTILSQKPELSAQLVAIGHRIVHGGEKFTQSAIITDDVLQGIKDSVPFAPLHNPAHLIGIEEALKSFPHLADKNVAVFDTAFHQTMPEESYLYALPYKLYKENHIRRYGFHGTSHYFVSREAAKVLNKPVEELNVITCHLGNGGSVTAIRNGECVDTSMGLTPLEGLVMGTRCGDIDPAVIFHLHDALGMDVDSINKLLTKESGLQGLTEVTSDCRYVEDNYETKADAKRAMDVYCHRLAKYIGSYAALMEGRLDAVIFTGGIGENAAMVRELSLKKLGLLGFDVDHERNLAARFGKGGNIAKDGTRPALVIPTNEELVIAEDAYRLTA; encoded by the coding sequence ATGTCGAGTAAGTTAGTACTGGTTCTTAACTGCGGTAGTTCATCCCTGAAATTCGCCATCATCGATGCGATTAACGGAGAAGAGTACCTGTCTGGTTTAGCCGAGTGTTTCCACCTGCCTGAAGCCCGTATCAAATGGAAAATGGACGGCGGTAAACAGGATGCCGAACTGGGTGCTGGTGCGGCTCACAGCGAAGCGCTGAACTTCATCGTCAACACCATTCTGTCTCAGAAACCAGAGCTGTCAGCTCAACTGGTTGCTATCGGTCACCGTATCGTTCACGGCGGTGAGAAGTTCACCCAATCCGCGATCATCACTGATGATGTTCTTCAGGGTATCAAAGATTCCGTACCTTTTGCACCTCTGCACAACCCGGCGCACTTGATCGGTATCGAAGAAGCACTGAAATCCTTCCCACATCTGGCTGATAAAAACGTCGCTGTCTTCGACACCGCGTTCCATCAGACTATGCCGGAAGAGTCTTACCTTTATGCACTGCCGTACAAACTGTATAAAGAAAACCACATCCGTCGCTACGGTTTCCACGGCACCAGCCACTACTTCGTTTCTCGCGAAGCCGCTAAAGTGCTGAACAAACCTGTAGAAGAGCTGAACGTCATCACTTGCCACCTGGGCAACGGTGGTTCCGTTACGGCAATCCGCAACGGCGAATGCGTTGACACCTCTATGGGTCTGACGCCGCTGGAAGGTCTGGTTATGGGTACGCGCTGTGGCGATATCGACCCGGCTGTGATTTTCCATCTGCACGACGCACTGGGCATGGACGTAGACAGCATCAACAAATTGCTGACTAAAGAATCCGGCCTGCAAGGTCTGACTGAAGTAACCAGCGACTGCCGTTACGTTGAAGATAACTACGAGACGAAAGCAGACGCGAAACGTGCAATGGACGTTTACTGCCACCGTCTGGCTAAGTACATCGGTTCCTATGCCGCGCTGATGGAAGGCCGTCTGGATGCCGTAATCTTTACCGGTGGTATCGGTGAAAACGCAGCAATGGTTCGTGAACTGTCGCTGAAAAAACTGGGTCTGCTGGGCTTTGACGTCGACCACGAACGCAACCTGGCAGCACGCTTCGGTAAAGGTGGCAACATCGCTAAAGATGGCACCCGTCCAGCGCTGGTTATCCCGACTAATGAAGAATTGGTCATCGCTGAAGACGCTTACCGTCTGACTGCGTAA
- the pta gene encoding phosphate acetyltransferase: protein MSRIIMLIPTGTSVGLTSVSLGVIRSMEQKGVRLSVFKPIAQPRSGDNTPDQTTTIIRANSAINAAEPLAMSRVEALLSSNQQDVLMEEIIARYHENTKDAEVVLVEGLVPTRKHQFANALNYEIAKTLNAEIVFVLALGNDSPAQLKDRIELARSSFGGSKNKNITGVIINKLNAPVDEQGRTRPDLSEIFDDSTKASVANIDPKQLFANSPLPVLGCIPWSFDLIATRAIDMAKHLNARIVNEGDIQTRRVKSVTFCARSIPHMLEHFRPGSLLVTSADRPDVLVAACLAAMNGVEIGALLLTGGYEMDPSIAKLCERAFQTGLPVFMVNTNTWQTSLSLQSFNLEVPADDRQRVEKVQEYVARHIDTQWIDSLSAESERSRRLSPPAFRYQLTELARKAGKRIVLPEGDEPRTVKAAAICAERGIAHCVLIGNPEEIQRVAAAQGVELGKGIEIVDPIVVRERYVARLVELRKSKGMTEVVAREQLEDNVVLGTLMLEQGEVDGLVSGAVHTTANTIRPPLQLIKTAPGSSLVSSVFFMLLPEQVLVYGDCAINPDPTAEQLAEIAIQSADSATAFGIDPRVAMISYSTGNSGAGSDVEKVREATRLAQEKRPDLVIDGPLQYDAAIMADVAQSKAPNSPVAGKATVFIFPDLNTGNTTYKAVQRSADLISIGPMLQGMRKPVNDLSRGALVDDIVYTVALTAIQATQL from the coding sequence GTGTCCCGTATAATCATGTTGATCCCAACTGGCACCAGCGTCGGTCTGACAAGCGTCAGCCTGGGTGTCATCCGTTCCATGGAACAGAAAGGCGTTCGCCTGAGCGTGTTCAAACCTATCGCCCAGCCGCGCAGTGGCGACAATACGCCAGATCAAACGACCACCATTATTCGTGCGAATTCCGCTATCAATGCCGCCGAGCCGCTGGCGATGAGCCGCGTTGAAGCCCTGCTGAGCTCCAACCAGCAAGACGTGCTGATGGAAGAAATCATCGCGCGCTATCACGAAAATACCAAAGACGCCGAAGTCGTTCTGGTTGAAGGTCTGGTTCCTACCCGTAAGCACCAGTTTGCTAACGCATTGAACTATGAAATCGCCAAAACGCTGAACGCAGAAATCGTCTTCGTACTGGCGCTGGGTAACGACTCTCCGGCACAGCTGAAAGACCGTATCGAACTGGCGCGTTCCAGCTTCGGCGGCAGCAAAAACAAAAACATCACTGGCGTGATCATCAACAAACTGAATGCGCCGGTAGATGAGCAGGGTCGTACTCGCCCTGACCTGTCTGAAATCTTTGATGACTCCACGAAAGCCAGCGTTGCCAACATCGATCCGAAGCAGCTGTTCGCTAACAGCCCGCTGCCGGTGCTGGGCTGCATTCCATGGAGCTTTGACCTGATCGCAACGCGCGCCATTGATATGGCGAAGCACCTGAATGCGCGTATCGTCAACGAAGGTGACATTCAAACGCGTCGCGTTAAATCTGTGACCTTCTGCGCACGCAGCATTCCTCATATGCTGGAGCACTTCCGCCCGGGTTCACTGCTGGTGACCTCCGCCGATCGTCCTGATGTGCTGGTTGCCGCCTGTCTGGCTGCCATGAACGGCGTGGAAATCGGTGCTCTGCTGCTGACCGGCGGTTACGAAATGGATCCGAGCATCGCCAAGTTGTGCGAGCGCGCCTTCCAGACTGGTCTGCCTGTATTTATGGTTAACACCAACACCTGGCAGACGTCACTCAGCCTGCAAAGCTTCAACCTTGAAGTACCGGCTGATGACCGTCAACGCGTTGAGAAAGTGCAGGAATACGTTGCACGCCATATCGATACCCAGTGGATCGATTCTCTGAGCGCAGAGTCTGAGCGTTCACGTCGTCTGTCTCCACCGGCGTTCCGCTATCAGCTCACCGAGCTGGCGCGTAAAGCAGGCAAACGCATCGTTCTGCCAGAGGGTGATGAGCCGCGTACCGTTAAAGCCGCCGCTATCTGTGCTGAACGCGGTATCGCTCACTGTGTGCTGATCGGTAACCCGGAAGAGATTCAACGCGTTGCCGCCGCTCAGGGTGTAGAACTGGGCAAAGGCATTGAAATCGTCGATCCAATTGTTGTACGTGAGCGCTATGTTGCGCGTCTGGTTGAGCTGCGTAAGAGCAAGGGTATGACCGAAGTGGTTGCGCGCGAACAGCTCGAAGACAACGTGGTTCTCGGTACGCTGATGCTGGAACAGGGTGAAGTTGACGGTCTGGTTTCTGGTGCCGTTCACACCACTGCTAACACCATCCGTCCGCCGTTGCAGCTGATCAAAACGGCACCGGGCAGTTCTCTGGTATCTTCTGTCTTCTTCATGCTGCTGCCTGAGCAGGTTCTGGTTTACGGCGACTGCGCCATCAACCCAGATCCAACCGCAGAGCAGTTGGCTGAAATCGCTATCCAGTCTGCTGATTCCGCTACTGCATTCGGCATCGACCCACGCGTTGCGATGATCTCTTACTCCACCGGTAACTCCGGCGCAGGTAGCGATGTAGAGAAAGTGCGTGAAGCAACCCGTCTGGCGCAGGAAAAACGTCCTGACCTGGTCATCGATGGTCCGTTGCAGTACGACGCCGCTATCATGGCAGACGTTGCACAGTCTAAAGCACCGAACTCGCCAGTTGCGGGTAAAGCGACCGTGTTCATCTTCCCTGACCTGAACACCGGTAACACCACGTACAAAGCGGTACAGCGTTCAGCCGACCTGATCTCCATCGGGCCAATGCTGCAAGGCATGCGTAAACCGGTTAACGACCTGTCTCGTGGCGCACTGGTAGACGACATCGTTTACACCGTCGCTCTGACCGCCATTCAGGCTACACAGCTCTAA
- the yfcD gene encoding NUDIX hydrolase YfcD — MAEQSQAAGTEWVDIVNENNEVIAQSSRQQMRAQSLRHRATYIVVHDGMGKILVQRRTKIKDFYPGWLDATAGGVVQSGEQMLESARREAEEELGIAGVPFAEHGLFYYEGENCRVWGGLFSCVTHGPFALQEEEVDEVSWLTPQEITARCDEFTPDSLKALSLWLTRYSDREYGKPISRKLNEVVEAAETSVVNHDNVHDENDSSVAPSETDSQK; from the coding sequence ATGGCGGAACAAAGTCAGGCAGCAGGCACAGAGTGGGTTGATATCGTCAATGAAAACAACGAGGTAATTGCTCAGTCAAGTCGTCAGCAGATGCGTGCGCAGAGTCTTCGTCATCGTGCTACTTACATTGTTGTGCATGATGGAATGGGTAAAATTCTGGTGCAACGCCGGACCAAAATCAAAGACTTCTATCCAGGCTGGCTGGACGCGACCGCAGGTGGTGTGGTGCAAAGCGGTGAGCAAATGTTGGAATCCGCTCGTCGTGAAGCGGAAGAAGAACTTGGTATTGCTGGCGTGCCATTCGCAGAACACGGCTTGTTCTATTACGAAGGCGAAAATTGCCGGGTGTGGGGCGGGCTGTTCAGCTGCGTCACTCATGGGCCGTTTGCGTTACAGGAAGAAGAAGTGGATGAAGTCAGCTGGCTGACGCCGCAAGAGATCACTGCGCGCTGCGATGAGTTTACGCCTGATTCCCTCAAAGCTCTGTCGCTGTGGCTGACGCGCTATAGCGATCGGGAATACGGCAAGCCGATTTCACGCAAGCTGAATGAGGTGGTAGAGGCTGCTGAGACATCTGTCGTTAATCATGACAATGTTCATGATGAGAACGACAGCAGCGTTGCTCCATCGGAAACGGATTCGCAGAAATAA
- the yfcE gene encoding phosphodiesterase: MKLMFASDIHGSLSATERVLEIFEQSHADWLILLGDFLNHGPRNPLPENYQPAEVAVRLNAYASRIIAVRGNCDSEVDQMLLTFPITAPWQHVLLPQNRLFLTHGHLYHPDNLPPLRAGDVLVYGHTHIPVAERRGEYYFFNPGSVSLPKGGFPASYGLLEQDALRVLPLHGGEPIAQVAIRH, translated from the coding sequence ATGAAATTGATGTTTGCGTCCGATATACACGGTTCTCTTAGCGCGACGGAGCGTGTGCTGGAGATCTTTGAGCAGAGTCATGCCGACTGGCTTATTTTATTGGGCGATTTTCTCAATCATGGCCCACGTAATCCGCTGCCGGAGAACTATCAGCCCGCAGAAGTGGCTGTCCGGCTGAATGCCTATGCGTCACGTATCATCGCCGTGCGGGGGAATTGCGATAGTGAGGTTGATCAGATGTTGTTGACCTTTCCGATCACGGCACCGTGGCAACATGTGCTATTACCGCAGAATCGCCTTTTCCTGACGCACGGTCATCTTTATCATCCAGATAATCTGCCGCCGTTACGCGCGGGGGATGTGCTGGTATATGGTCATACCCATATCCCGGTTGCCGAGCGACGCGGTGAATATTATTTTTTCAATCCCGGTTCAGTGAGCTTGCCGAAAGGGGGATTCCCTGCGAGCTATGGCTTGCTTGAACAAGACGCGCTGCGGGTTCTGCCGTTACACGGCGGCGAGCCTATTGCACAGGTCGCGATTAGACACTAA
- the yfcG gene encoding GSH-dependent disulfide bond oxidoreductase, which produces MIDLYYAPTPNGHKITLFLEEANLPYQLHRVNISKGEQFRPEFLAISPNNKIPAIVDTQPAEGGTPISLFESGAILLYLAEKHGVLLSSSLRERTATLQWLFWQVAGFGPMLGQNHHFNHYAPQPVPYAIERYQQETQRLYRVLDKHLQDSPWLAGEHYSIADIATYPWVVSYARQRVDLDDYPAVKAWYTRISERPATQRAYQLAEQ; this is translated from the coding sequence ATGATTGACCTGTATTACGCACCAACCCCTAACGGGCACAAGATCACCCTGTTTCTGGAAGAAGCGAATCTCCCCTACCAGCTCCACCGTGTCAATATCAGCAAAGGCGAACAGTTCAGGCCGGAATTTCTGGCAATCTCGCCTAACAACAAAATTCCCGCGATTGTCGATACGCAGCCAGCGGAAGGCGGCACGCCTATCAGCCTGTTTGAATCTGGCGCGATCCTGCTTTATCTGGCGGAAAAGCACGGCGTGCTGTTGAGCTCGTCGCTACGTGAGCGCACGGCCACGCTACAGTGGCTGTTCTGGCAGGTCGCCGGTTTTGGGCCCATGCTGGGGCAGAATCATCATTTTAACCACTATGCGCCTCAGCCAGTGCCTTACGCCATTGAACGCTATCAGCAGGAGACACAGCGCCTTTACCGCGTGCTGGATAAACACCTGCAAGACAGTCCGTGGCTAGCGGGAGAGCATTACAGCATCGCCGATATCGCGACGTACCCGTGGGTGGTTTCTTATGCCCGCCAGCGCGTCGACCTTGATGATTATCCGGCGGTAAAAGCGTGGTATACGCGTATTAGCGAGCGCCCGGCAACGCAACGGGCCTATCAGCTCGCCGAGCAATAA
- the folX gene encoding dihydroneopterin triphosphate 2'-epimerase, whose amino-acid sequence MPHHYSDAIIRIKNLRLRTFIGIKDEEITNKQDVIINVVIHYPAEQARNSENIADALNYRTITKSIIRHVEDNRFALLEKLTQDVLNIASEHEWITYAEVEVDKPFALRYADSVSMTLRYHKA is encoded by the coding sequence ATGCCACATCACTATTCTGACGCCATTATTCGTATAAAAAATCTGCGGCTGCGCACTTTCATCGGTATCAAAGATGAGGAAATCACGAATAAGCAGGATGTGATCATCAACGTTGTGATTCACTACCCAGCAGAGCAGGCGCGCAACAGCGAGAATATCGCCGATGCGCTGAACTACCGCACCATCACCAAAAGCATTATTCGTCACGTCGAAGATAACCGCTTCGCTTTGCTGGAAAAATTAACGCAGGATGTGCTCAACATCGCCAGCGAGCATGAATGGATAACCTATGCTGAAGTAGAAGTAGATAAACCGTTTGCCCTGCGATACGCCGATTCGGTTTCCATGACCCTGCGTTATCACAAGGCATAA
- a CDS encoding TIGR01777 family oxidoreductase — MQLLITGGTGLIGRHLIQRLQLLSHHITVLTRDPERARGVLGNQVEYWSTLNNITSLNDFDGVINLAGEPIADKRWTPQQKQLLAKSRWNITEQLATLIKASSEPPAVFISGSAVGYYGDQGEALVTEDESPVDEFTHHLCARWEALAQSAESDKTRVCLLRTGIVLAAQGGALAKMLPLFRLGLGGPMGSGKQYMPWIHIDDMVNGIIYLLDQPILSGPFNMVAPYPVHNEQFSATLAHVLDRPGFLRAPAFAIKLLMGEASTLVLGGQRAIPQRLEAAGFGFRFFELEEALQDVIKKPS; from the coding sequence ATGCAACTACTTATAACAGGCGGAACCGGCCTTATTGGCCGCCATCTTATCCAACGATTACAGCTGCTTTCCCATCACATTACGGTACTGACACGCGATCCTGAGCGTGCCCGAGGTGTTCTCGGCAATCAGGTGGAATATTGGTCAACGCTGAATAATATCACCTCACTGAACGACTTTGATGGCGTCATCAATTTGGCCGGCGAGCCTATCGCCGACAAGCGCTGGACGCCACAGCAAAAACAGCTGCTGGCAAAGAGCCGCTGGAACATCACCGAGCAACTCGCCACGCTGATAAAAGCCAGCAGTGAACCACCTGCCGTTTTTATCTCAGGTTCTGCTGTCGGGTATTATGGCGATCAGGGAGAAGCGCTGGTTACGGAAGATGAATCTCCGGTTGATGAATTCACGCATCACCTGTGCGCCCGCTGGGAAGCGCTGGCGCAGTCTGCCGAAAGCGATAAAACCCGCGTTTGCCTGCTGCGCACTGGCATTGTTCTTGCGGCACAGGGCGGTGCACTGGCAAAAATGCTGCCGCTTTTCCGGCTCGGGCTTGGCGGGCCGATGGGTTCTGGCAAGCAATATATGCCGTGGATTCATATTGATGACATGGTTAACGGTATTATTTACCTGCTAGACCAACCGATATTGAGCGGCCCCTTCAACATGGTTGCGCCCTATCCGGTCCATAATGAGCAATTCTCCGCCACGCTGGCACACGTCCTGGATCGCCCCGGTTTTCTGCGAGCGCCCGCTTTTGCGATCAAATTACTGATGGGAGAAGCCTCGACGCTGGTGCTGGGCGGCCAGCGCGCCATTCCACAGCGGCTAGAAGCCGCAGGCTTTGGTTTCCGCTTCTTTGAGCTGGAAGAAGCCCTACAGGACGTCATCAAGAAACCGAGCTGA